The nucleotide sequence TAGCTGTTTACCATTTTCTCTCTGTAGATTAACTCCCTTTCATGATTACTGATTAAATTATTATAATTGGCATTTATTTTATACCAAAGAATATTAATTTTAAACGAATTTAATTGTAGCACTTGAGTTTCATCATATTTCTCTATCTCATTTTTCAATTCTTCAGTATGCTCATTTTTTACCGAAAAATTTAATCCCCTAACATATAAAAACACCTTATTATTTAGCACTTCTAATCTATTATACAAAGCATATTTATCTATCAAAGCCTCTTTTTCTTTATTATAGTTGTCAAAACCATTTTTAAATACATTAAAATCATGCAACTGAAAATACCCTCTTTCTGCTTCAAGAACTTCAAGCTGAGCGTTATAAAGTTCATACTCTTCCGCTACTTCCTTAGCTTTTTGAATTTTTTTCCATTGCTCTTCTATTAAATTCTTCTTCTTCAAAAAATTGTACTCTCTCAGTAGCTCATTTACTATATCTTCTGCCCTATTCTCATCTATATCTCTCATGCACTTAAGTATTAAGTCTTTTAAATACTTTTTACTTTGTGCTAAATTTTTTACGGTATTCTTATTTTTCAGCTTTTTGCTTAGTATTTTTTCATCATACTCATCCATTTTAGATAGCACATCAAACAACTCAACATAATTATTATCCTTACTATTGGCATTAGAAACATATCTTTTAAATAATCTTTTTTCTGTGGTGGTTAAACTAATAACAAGTTCATGTAGTCTATCTGTTTTTTTCATTTTTTGTGTTTAAATTATTAGCAAATAAAATCATAAAAGATTGATTGTCAATATTTTAGATAAACAATTATTTAATCTAACTTATTATTTAACTCTCTTTATTGGTTTAAATATACAATTATCTTGAAATATTTTTGAAACATAAACAAAAACACCATAGACATGATAACTAAAAGAGAAAAAGAAATAATACGAGAAGTAGCTGAAGGTTTATCTACAAAAGAAATAGCAGATAAGCTATATATAAGTGAAAGAACAGTGGAAACTCATAGAAAAAATATAATAGATAAACTGGGATTAAGTAATTTTTACAGCGTAATTACTTACTCTTTTAGAAACGAAATATTAAACTAACTAACCAACTTTCATTTTCGTCTTTGTGTTGTGTGAAAAAGCTTTCTCTTTAGAGAAGGCTTTTTCTATTTTAAATTGACATTTAGTATTACGAATACTGCTTTTATTCATTAATTAAACCGGCAATAATTAATTGATAATCAATTGATTAAATGAAAATAATTCTTCTTTGGTTTTTTATTTACATCCAAAGTTTGGTTTTAGCAATACTCAAATGGTAAGTAATTTTATACCGATTAGGAATATATAATAGTCCAATCTCGGCTACGCCTTATTGTACTAAATATATTGCTCTATCGGCATTTACCATTGTAAAACACAAAATAGATTAATCTATTTTGTGTTGACAATTGGTATTACATTATCAAATTATTAAAAAGACGAAAACCAATTATGAAAACTAAAATTTTATTGTTTTACCCATATAAGTAATCTTTTCAACAATAAAAAAAACAATAAAATTTATAGAGGCTTCCATTAACTAACCTGGAAGCCTCTTTTTTTATTCTAAAACCTTGTTAATATTGGTTTATTATTCACTATTGTTTCTATTTTTTCTAAAATTTCAGGTGTTAAAACTGCCTGCACTTCTAAAGATTTAAGATTTTCTTTAAGCTGGCTTTCCTTAGTAGCTCCCAAAATAACGGTACTTACATTTTCATTTTTTAAACACCACGCTATTGACAGATTGGTTAAGCTTACGCCTAAATTATCAGCTAAATTTTTAAGCTGCTGAACTTTATTTTTATTTTCCTCTGTCCAAACTCTCTCTTTTATCCAGCTTAAACTTTCTATTTCCATACGGCTTCCTTTAGGAATACCATTCAAATATTTTCCTGTAAGCACGCCACTTGCCAAAGGCGACCAAATAGTAGTACCCAAACCAAAATTTTTAAACAAAGGCAAAAATTCATTTTCCATTTTCTCTCTATGTAGCAAATTATACTGCGGTTGCTCCATTGTAGGGCCTATTAAATTATACTTTTCAGCCACTAAATGAGCTTCTGTTATCTGCTGGGCTGTCCACTCGCTGGTGCCCCAATACAAAATTTTGCCCTGCTGAATTAAATTATGCATAGTCCACACTGTTTCGGCAATGGGCGTATTTGCATCCGGACGATGACAGAAAAATAAATCTAAATAGTCAACTTGCAGTCTTTTTAATGCCGCATGGCAAGCTTCTACCACATGCTTACGCATTAAACCTTTTAAATTAGGACCATCTCCGCCCCAAAAAACTTTACTTGAAACCACATAGCTACTCCTATTCCATCCCATTTTGTTTAGTATTTTGCCCATTACTTCTTCACTTTTTCCGCTGGCATATACCTCTGCATTATCAAAAAAATTAACACCATTTTCGTAAGCCAATTTCATTAAGTTTTCGCTGTTTTGATAGTCTATTTGACTACCAAATGTTACCCAACTTCCAAAAGATAATGCACTTACTTGCAATCCTGAATTACCTAATCTTCTATATTCCATATTTTTTAATTATTTATTTTAACATCTTTTTAAAGGAAAAAGTAGCAAACTTATTTATAAGCTCTTTTAATGTTATTACATTTGCTACCATGTTCAAATTTACCAAAGATTATATTAATTCGCTACAAACGATAGAGGATTATAACATTTTTTTCAAAAAGATAGTTGAAAAAGAAATTACAGAAGCTCCATACAGCGATGATGGATTTTATGCTTATACCGAAGCTAATTTTAAAAGAATTAACTCCTTAAAAACTAAAATTGATTTAGATAAAAAGCTTTATAATGCTTTGCAAGAAGTAAGTAATTGGCATTTTGTGTTAATTACAGAGCCTTGGTGTGGCGATGCTTCTTTTGCTCAGCCAGTAATAGAAGCTGTAACTGTGGCAGGAGATTTAAACCTTAAAATAGCTATAAGAGATAAAAATGAAAATTTAATAAATGCTTTTTTAACTAACGGAGGAAAATCTATACCTATTTTTATTGCTTTAGATGAAAACCTAAATTATAAATTTCATTGGGGACCCAGACCAAAACCACTGCAAGAAGAAGTAGTTGAATTTTTAAAAACTAAACCTTCTGTAGAGGAAAAAATAAAAATGGCACACCTTTGGTATTTAAAAGATAAAGGTAAAACCTTTCAGCAAGAATTATTAGACCTTATAAAACAACATAAATAGTGAATAACAACATAGAAAAAACTTCTGAAATAAAAATAAAAGTGGGTTTAGATAAAGCCAACATTCCCATAGATTTAAAATGGATGGCTACGGATAGTGAACACCAAAATCTTAACGACTGCAAAGTAGTAAATTTATCTATTTGGGATCCCAGAGAAAACAACTCTTTAGGCATAAACCTATGGACTACAGATGTACGTGTAGAAGAAATGCACTCTCATTATTTTAGAACATTAATGAATTTAACAAACAGCTATGTGCAAGCTACAAACAATCCTTTTGCTAAAGATATGCTTAAAGAATTTGTAGAAAACTTAGCTAAAAAAACTTCCGATTGGGAAGAAAATAAAGAACAAAATAAATAGTATGAAAAAGATAGCAATTTTAATAGTTGGTATATTGGTTTCTAATATCCTTTTTGCACAAAAAATAGAACATAAAATAACCGTAACTGCACCGCAGCTGGCTAATGAAACTATGCTTTTAGCCTATCACTATGGCAAAAAACAATACATTTCCGATACTTTTCAATTTGACAAGAAAGGAAAATTGGTAATGGAAGGCGAAGAACCAATGCACCACGGTGTTTATTTGGCTGTTTTTCCAAAATTTGGCAATAGATATTTTGAATTTTTAGTAAAAGGTCAGTTTTTTGACATAACCTTAGCCGATACTTCGCAACTTAACAAGCCTACTTTTAAAAATTCGCCAGATAATGATTTGTTTTATGCCGATATGAATAAAATGGCTGATATAAGAAAACAAAGTCAGGAACTGGAAGCTAAGGTAAAAAGTAGCCAAGGTGCTGCAAAAGAAAAATATGAGGCAGAGCTTAAAAAATTAAATAATGATTTTATAGGCTACAGAGAAAAACTAATGGAAACTAATAAAAATCTTTTTTATGCAGATTTATTGGGAATGATGCGAGAAATAGACCTACCGGACGCACCTGAAAGTATGACAGAAGATGAACAAAATAATTTCCGCTTTGAGTATTTTAGAAAGCACTATTGGGATTACACCAATTTTAGCGAAGAAGGTATAATACGCACTCCTATTTTTGAAGGAAAATTACTTGACTATTTTGATAAATACACTGTAAAACTGCAAGATTCTGTAATAGTAGCTTGCGATTATGTGCTAAAAAAAGCAGAGCAAAACGATAAAGTTTTTCAGTATGTTTTAGTTACACTTTTAAACAAATATGCCAATAGCAAAGTTATGGGCGATGATGCTGTATATGTACATTTGGTTAACAACTACTATGCAACAGACAAAGCATGGTGGACAGACGAAGAAACCGTTAATAAAATGAAAGAACGTGCCGGAGCATTAGAACCTATTTTAATAGGCAAAATATCTCCGGACTTAAACCTAAGAGATACTACTGTTACTAATTTTGTAAGATTGCACTCAGTTGAAAGCGATTATACCATTATATTTATATGGGATCCGGATTGTGGACACTGCAAAAAAGCAGCTCCTGTTTTAAAGAAATTTTACGACAAGCATAAAAATGACGGCATAAAAGTATATGCTATAACTACTGTAAGTATAGAGGAATTAGACAAATGGAAAAAGTTTATTAGAGAAAATGATTTAAACTTTATAAACGTAGGCGATTTATATCATCAAACAAAATTTAGAGATTTATACGACATAAGTAGCACACCGCAAATTTTTATTTTAGACAGCAAAAAAGAAATTATTGCTAAAAGATTAGGTGTAGAACAATTAGAAAACTTCTTTCATCAATACTTAAAAATTAAAGATGATGCCCGATACAACAATTTTGAATTTAAAAAAGTAGAACCTTTAGAAGAAGGACATAATGAGCATGACGGACATGGGCATTAATTTTTTTTATTAGCTTTTATTTCTGCTACTCGTGGCACGACTTGAAGTCGTGCCACGAGTATTTCCCCCACAGTCGGCTTCCTTTTCATTACGACCAACAAGAGATTGCTTCACTTCGCTCGCAAAGACGAACCCGCATGAGTGCGTCTTTGCGAGTGAGGCACGAGCGAAGCAAACTTTATAAATCTATTTGTCTATCCTCTCAAAATCTATTTCTATCTAAAAAATATTTTACTCTCACATATATAAGCTATTATATTTTACCGTATATTTATAAAAAAATATACAGCCATGAAAAATATAATTTTTCTATTCGTTCTTGCATCTCTATCTCTTTTATCGTGCAATAAAGAAACCACTCCCGATAAAAATATACCTGAAATAAACACCAAGCACAAAAGTTTGGTAGCAGCTTCTAATGATTTTGGCGTTGATTTATACAAAACAACTGTACAAAATGAAAATGAAGATGCCAATATTATTCTATCGCCTTTAAGTGTAAGCATGGCTTTTGGTATGCTTATAAATGGAGCAGAAGGAAACACCAAAACAGATATACTCAACACCCTGCATTTGGGTATTGATGAAACGGAAAGCAACCAAACTTGCAGAGATTTATTAGATTTTTTGCCCAATGTAGATACCGATGTGCAATGCGATATAGCAAATTCAATATGGTATAGAAACGGATTTAATGTGCTTCAAGAATTTATAGATGATAATCAGCAGTATTTAGATGCCGAAGTGCAGGGTTTAGATTTTGAAAATCCTAATGCAAAAGATATTATAAATGAATGGGTTTATAATAATACCAATCAAAAAATAGACGGCATTATAGATGAAGTACGTCCCGACCATGTAATGTTTTTAATAAACGCCATTTACTTTAATGCCGCATGGAATGAAGAATTTGAAACACAACACACTTACCAAAGTAATTTTACTACAAATAACGGTAATCAAGTTCCTGTAGATATGATGCACAGCAGTGCTATTGATTTTGGATATTACCAAAACAATAATGTGGAAGTAGTTGATTTACCCTACGGTAATACTAAAAAATATCATTTTACGGCTATTTTGCCTAATGGAAATAATACCATTAGTCAGTTAAGCAACCAAATAAATATGACTGATGTAAATAATTGGGTTGCAGACTTAGAAACAGGACATGGATTAACTATTGATATGCCCAAATTTGAATTAGAATATGAAAAAGGACTTAAACAAATACTAAGCGACATGGGTATGGGTATTATTTTTAACCCTGATGCCGATTTTAGCGGAATTGACGGAGCAAGAGATTTGGCAGTATCGGATGTTAGACACAAAACTTATATGAAAGTTAATGAAGAAGGTACGGAAGCTGCTGCTGTAACTTCTATAGATATAGTGGTTACTTCCCTTCCGGCAGGAGTTTATA is from Chitinophagales bacterium and encodes:
- a CDS encoding response regulator transcription factor; this translates as MITKREKEIIREVAEGLSTKEIADKLYISERTVETHRKNIIDKLGLSNFYSVITYSFRNEILN
- a CDS encoding thioredoxin family protein, producing MFKFTKDYINSLQTIEDYNIFFKKIVEKEITEAPYSDDGFYAYTEANFKRINSLKTKIDLDKKLYNALQEVSNWHFVLITEPWCGDASFAQPVIEAVTVAGDLNLKIAIRDKNENLINAFLTNGGKSIPIFIALDENLNYKFHWGPRPKPLQEEVVEFLKTKPSVEEKIKMAHLWYLKDKGKTFQQELLDLIKQHK
- a CDS encoding serpin family protein, with translation MKNIIFLFVLASLSLLSCNKETTPDKNIPEINTKHKSLVAASNDFGVDLYKTTVQNENEDANIILSPLSVSMAFGMLINGAEGNTKTDILNTLHLGIDETESNQTCRDLLDFLPNVDTDVQCDIANSIWYRNGFNVLQEFIDDNQQYLDAEVQGLDFENPNAKDIINEWVYNNTNQKIDGIIDEVRPDHVMFLINAIYFNAAWNEEFETQHTYQSNFTTNNGNQVPVDMMHSSAIDFGYYQNNNVEVVDLPYGNTKKYHFTAILPNGNNTISQLSNQINMTDVNNWVADLETGHGLTIDMPKFELEYEKGLKQILSDMGMGIIFNPDADFSGIDGARDLAVSDVRHKTYMKVNEEGTEAAAVTSIDIVVTSLPAGVYINRPFILLIREETTGAILFIGRINNPTE
- a CDS encoding DUF5106 domain-containing protein — translated: MKKIAILIVGILVSNILFAQKIEHKITVTAPQLANETMLLAYHYGKKQYISDTFQFDKKGKLVMEGEEPMHHGVYLAVFPKFGNRYFEFLVKGQFFDITLADTSQLNKPTFKNSPDNDLFYADMNKMADIRKQSQELEAKVKSSQGAAKEKYEAELKKLNNDFIGYREKLMETNKNLFYADLLGMMREIDLPDAPESMTEDEQNNFRFEYFRKHYWDYTNFSEEGIIRTPIFEGKLLDYFDKYTVKLQDSVIVACDYVLKKAEQNDKVFQYVLVTLLNKYANSKVMGDDAVYVHLVNNYYATDKAWWTDEETVNKMKERAGALEPILIGKISPDLNLRDTTVTNFVRLHSVESDYTIIFIWDPDCGHCKKAAPVLKKFYDKHKNDGIKVYAITTVSIEELDKWKKFIRENDLNFINVGDLYHQTKFRDLYDISSTPQIFILDSKKEIIAKRLGVEQLENFFHQYLKIKDDARYNNFEFKKVEPLEEGHNEHDGHGH
- a CDS encoding aldo/keto reductase, with product MEYRRLGNSGLQVSALSFGSWVTFGSQIDYQNSENLMKLAYENGVNFFDNAEVYASGKSEEVMGKILNKMGWNRSSYVVSSKVFWGGDGPNLKGLMRKHVVEACHAALKRLQVDYLDLFFCHRPDANTPIAETVWTMHNLIQQGKILYWGTSEWTAQQITEAHLVAEKYNLIGPTMEQPQYNLLHREKMENEFLPLFKNFGLGTTIWSPLASGVLTGKYLNGIPKGSRMEIESLSWIKERVWTEENKNKVQQLKNLADNLGVSLTNLSIAWCLKNENVSTVILGATKESQLKENLKSLEVQAVLTPEILEKIETIVNNKPILTRF
- a CDS encoding gliding motility protein GldC; the encoded protein is MNNNIEKTSEIKIKVGLDKANIPIDLKWMATDSEHQNLNDCKVVNLSIWDPRENNSLGINLWTTDVRVEEMHSHYFRTLMNLTNSYVQATNNPFAKDMLKEFVENLAKKTSDWEENKEQNK